The following coding sequences are from one Rhineura floridana isolate rRhiFlo1 chromosome 2, rRhiFlo1.hap2, whole genome shotgun sequence window:
- the ZDHHC22 gene encoding palmitoyltransferase ZDHHC22: MLVLRFLNVVAPAYFLCISFVTFTLQLFLFIPSMFKNPSATPLFSSALLHGALFLFLSANALGNYILVIQNTPEDLGKGLNLAGGAEAVVANWSDGNGPHGSALPGTHFCRLCARATQRHDHHCFFTGNCIGSRNMRNFIMFCLYTSLACLDSLVAGVAYISAVLSTSFANPLAFLTLLPHSISQFFSGALLSSEMFVILMLYLWLGIGLACAGFCCHQMLLILRGQTRYQVRKGLTARARPWKKNLEEVFGKKWLLGFLIPVLNVGNDYHRQKEK, from the exons ATGCTAGTTCTCAGGTTTCTCAATGTTGTGGCTCCAGCCTACTTCCTGTGCATCTCCTTCGTGACTTTCACCCTCCAGCTCTTCCTCTTCATCCCCAGCATGTTCAAAAACCCTTCCGCcacccctctcttctcctccgcTTTGCTGCATGGggccctcttcctcttcctctcagcCAATGCACTGGGCAACTACATCCTTGTGATCCAGAACACCCCGGAGGACCTGGGGAAGGGTCTGAACTTGGCCGGAGGAGCTGAAGCGGTGGTGGCCAACTGGTCAGATGGAAACGGGCCCCATGGCTCCGCCTTGCCTGGAACTCACTTCTGTCGACTGTGTGCCAGAGCCACCCAAAGGCATGACCACCACTGTTTCTTCACAGGGAACTGCATTGGGAGCAGGAACATGCGGAACTTCATCATGTTCTGTCTGTATACCTCCTTGGCTTGCCTCGATTCCCTAGTGGCAGGAGTGGCTTATATTTCTGCCGTGCTCTCCACTTCCTTTGCCAACCCACTGGCTTTCCTGACCCTCCTGCCTCACTCCATTAGCCAGTTCTTCTCAG GAGCTCTTCTTAGCTCGGAAATGTTCGTCATCCTCATGCTATACCTCTGGCTGGGAATCGGACTTGCCTGCGCTGGCTTCTGTTGCCACCAAATGCTGCTGATCTTGCGAGGGCAAACGCGATACCAGGTGCGGAAAGGACTGACGGCACGAGCCCGGCCCTGGAAGAAGAACCTAGAAGAGGTCTTTGGAAAGAAGTGGCTGCTAGGATTTCTCATTCCTGTGCTCAATGTAGGAAATGACTATCACAGGCAGAAAGAGAAGTGA